The segment TGATACCTGTTTGTTTGTCTATTTGTATACTGATTTGGTTATTTATTGGATTTCCTGCTTACCCTTACTTTTTTTGGTAAGGAATTCTTTTAGCTGGTTCGAAAGCGCAGGTTCCTTCGGTGAGAATTTCTTTATAAGCATCTACATTACGATCTTCTACATGATCAAAGATCATCGGAGAACGGGTACCATAGCTTACATTTTTAATGGGGTTTGGATCCAGCTTTGCAGAAACAATCTCTTCTGTTCCTCTGGCCTGACCAAGGATCTGTGCAATAGGGCTAACAATCATGCTGTGCCCAAAATAATAGTTATCACCGGCGTCTGGCCCTACCGCATTGGCGCCCAGCAGGTATACATGATTATCATAAGCTCTGCCTTTATTCGTAAGCTCCCATATATCAAAGCTTCTTAAGAGTGCCGAAGGTCTGGTGATGATTTCTGCTCCCTTTAAGGTTAGTACTCGGCTTAATTCTGGAAAATCTCCGTCATAGCAGATGATCATTCCAATTTTCCCTAATTTGGTTTCGATAACCGCTGTCTCTGTTCCCGCCGTTGTCCATTGTCTTTCCGTAGGAAAGGGATGGGTTTTGCGATAATTTCCCAAAATCTGGCCTTGATCATCTATCAATAAGGAACTGTTCAAAATTTCGCCTTTCTCGGAACCTCTTTCGTAGATAGGATAGACCAGATGAACCTTTAATTCTTTACACAGTTTCCGGACTTCAGTCGTGTGACTTTCCACAGATTCTGGTAATAATTCATAAAACGCTTCTTTCGGCATATTCGGTGTAAAACCGGTGGTAATGCTTTCCGGAAACAGCAATAGTTCTGCTTCATGCTCTTTGGCGGCTTTTTCCATCCAATGGCATACTTTATCCGTATTTTCTTTGATATTATTTGGTTTAATTGCAATTTGCACGCAAGCGGCTATATGTTCTTTCACTCTTATTGCCTCCCATCTGTTGGATTTGATTGTTGTCAGATTTGATTGATGATAGTAATTTGCCCGCCTAGTTTTCGCTAAGCGGGCCTCTTTCTGTTTCCAGGATTATTCTGTGTCAAAAGCAACGATTCTGGAAATACTGGATTCTCCACCAACAAATTTCCATGGGAAGCATCCTACGATCATTCTTCTGTTTAGCACCTTATCAATTTCTCCACCTACGTTTTCAGCATGGATAATTTCATGTGGTTTTGGGAATACCTGTACATGCATTGCTTGATACGTTTTTGGCCATTCATAGATTTCATTCAGGCCTTTACCGTATTTTCCTTTTAGATATTCATCAGCCATCTTTGCTTCGCCTGGTTCCCAGTCACGAATTTTTGTGTTGAAAGGATGGTCAGCGGATCCGCAGTCTACACCAATCCATTTAATTTCCATTTCTTTTACCCAATCTACAAAGTCCATAGATGGTCCTGGATGACGAAGCATGTATCTTCTTTCATCGGCTTCTGGTTGGTCCCAACCGTATTTATGGTAGCCTGTGTTGATGATTAGAATATCTCCTTTTTTCACTTCCACTCGTTCCATAATATCTTTTGGAGTATAGATACCGTAGTCTTCCGCAATATCAGAAAGATCTACAATCGCCGCTGGACCCATTAGTTTGTCCATTGGTAAAGAAGCAATATCAGCTCCGGCCGTATCAAAATGCAGTGGACCGTCCAAGTGAGTACCTACGTGGTTAGATGTGGTGATTAATTGACCGTTAGCACCGTTTGGCGATAGTCGTTTGAAGAATTTTAACTGTAATGGCTCATAGGTTGGCCAAGGTGGTGTTTGGGTACTAAGATTTTGAGTTAAGTCATAGGTTTTTACGTTTTTCCATAGATCAAGAATGTTCATTGTTAATTCCTCCTTAGAATAATGTGTATATGATTTATATTTTTACCTTTTCCTGCCGTGATTCTTGCTTTAAAGAATGCCGACTCTTTCACCAAAAGCTTCCAGGGCATCTTCAAAACATTTCATTGGTGGTCTTACTAAACCAGCTCCCACCTGTCCTACTCCCGGATCTTTATGAGCTATTCCGGTATTAATAATCGGTAGAATACCGGTTTCTACTACTTTGCGGATATCGATGCCTGTAGGGGTTCCTTTAAAGTCCAGGACAGGTACTTTATAGGTATCGTTTTCTTCTTCGGTTATTTCGTACATGCTTTTTGTAAAGTTAATGGCATCTTGTGGCGTTCCGCCTACAAATTGTACAATAGGAATGGCAGCGGCCATGGCGAAGCCACCAACGCCTGCTGTTTCGGTGATAACACTGTCTCCAATGTCTGGATTGGCATCTTCTTTGCTGTATCCTGGGAAAAACAGTCCATCGATGATTTCCGCTGGTGCTGTAAACCATTGATTCCCCAGACCAGATACTCGTATCCCAAACTCGGTACCGTTTCGTGCCATGGTATATACCAAGGTTGAATAAGGAATGTTTTCCAGAGGATCCATGGTAGATTTAAAGGCTGGCATGGTCAGATTTAAGAAGAAATGATCGTTGCCATTGATAAATCTCATTACTTCTGCCTTTTGTTGGTTATCAAAAGAAGTTTCTATAATATGAGGGGCTAGTTCTCTAATGATCAAAGAGGTACCTGCCTTATTTCTATTATGCCCTTCATCTCCCATTTGAACCACTTGTGCCACCATAGTTTTTAAGTCGATAGGACCGGATTTTTCTAAGGCTTCTTTTAATACCGGTGCCATGACTTCTTCCATCCATTTTAACCGCTTAATCACATCTTCCCCATAAGCACCGTAGCGTAATACTTTTCCAAGTCCTTCATTAAGGGTACAGTAAGCTTTGTTTTGGAAAGTAGTGTTTTCAATAATCCATACGGGCATCGATGCTGTCACAACGCCTGCCATTGGACCTACGGCTTGATGATGGTGACAGGAATCAAAGGTAATTTCTCCTGCTTCTACCAGTTGAATGGCTTCTTTCTCGTTAGCGGCAAGTCCCTCATAGATCAGTCCGCCAATGACGGCTCCTTTTAAGGGACCGCTCATCTTTTCCCATTGAATTGGTGGTCCTGCATGCAATATGGTTTTTTTATCCATGCCTGGAATATCCTTACCGGCTACCCCTATGCCCACCAAAGTGGGTTGAGCTTTCAATAGTTTTTCAATGGCTTCTTGATTCGCCTCTTGAATTTTTTGTTTTAGCAATTGACTCACTCCCATCTTGTTTGTATGTCTTTGGCTATCTTTTTTTAAGATAGTTGTTCCAATAGGGCAGCCAATTTTTTATTGCCTCCCGCTACAGGTCTCCAGTCTACATGTACTACCTTTTTCTTTTGAGATTTCAGTTCTTTGGAAAAAGACTCTAATCCCACATTCACAATGTTTAGCTCACTGTCAAATAATTGATTAACTTTTGACATGTCTGTCCTCCTCACTCATTACCCGGTTCTTTTGCTTTACTGAATCCGTTTCAGTATTTTTTCTACAAATTTTACAGCCTGTGCATTGGATGGTAATAAGATAACGCCGGCATCTTCCAGTTTTTTCCGACTTTCTTCCATATCCTGTGGATCGCCTTCTGTTCCACAGATGGAAGCTACCACGGTTAGATGACCATTAACGGATTCCATCTGACTTTTTGCTTGTTGGATGGATTCAATCATTTCGCCGGCCGGATCTTCGTGAGCTCCATATCCCAGCACCATATCCATCAACAGTACCGCTACTTCTTCGTCTCGTCCTTCTTCTACGATTCGATCGGCTCTTCCGGAAGGATCAATCATTGGATGCGGCTTTCCGATGGTAAACTCGTCTTCTCCCAAATCGACAACGGTATGCTTTTCACTCTTAAATACGTTGGCCAGTTTTCGTTCCGGTTTTTTCGGTTTATTGGAAAAAATTTCTCCAATGCTTTCGGTTAAAATGGTTTGTGCTTCTTCTGCCAAGGTTCCTCCCGTATAAAGGCCCCGCACATATCTTTGTTTCTGTGAATATTTTGATAGTTCATTTTCCACCATCTTGTCGATCAGTTTTTCATCTATTGAAAAACCGTCAAAATCTTTCGGTTTTTCTCCCTTTGAAAGGGCGACAGCCTTTTGAGCCGTGTCTTCTAAACTGATACAAGCGTACGCTCCATAAGACTCTATCATTTTTCGATCGCCGTCAATAAAATCAACAATTACCGGTTTGGAGCAGGCTTTTACCCGTTCAAGAATTTTGTGGGCCACCTTTTCACTAGGGGGCTTTGAAATCAGGACAATCACTTCTGTTTTTTCATCTTTTTCCAGCGCATCAATACCCATCAGCATCATAGTACCGCCAATTTCTTCTTTCAGATCTCTTCCACCAGTTCCAATTACCTGAGATACGCCGGCACCCAGTTTATCTATGATCACGGAAACTTCTTGGGTTCCGGTTCCAGAAGCTCCTACAATACCAATGTTTCCAGGTTTTACTACATTAGCAAAAGCCAGTGGTGTATGATTAATGATGGCTGTACCGCAATCCGGTCCCATCATTAGTAATCCTTTTTCCTGGGCTAATTCTTTTAACTCTTTTTCTTCTTCAATGCTTACATTATCGCTAAATAACATGACATGAAGGTCTTGTTCCAAAGCCTTTTTAACTTCATCAAAGGCATATTCGCCAGGAATCGAAAAAATAGCCAGGTTTGCTTCCGGCATCACTTTCATGGCTGACCGTAGGGTTGCCGGTCGGTAATCTTCTCCTCCAGAGGTTTTCTTCTGGTTTAATAATTCTTTGATCTTTAGAAGGATTTCCTCCATATCGATCTTTTCTTCTCCTTCAAGGGTCACAAAGAAATCGTTAGCTGTTGCATTTTTAATTTCTTCCGTCAGCAGGCCCAGATTTTCGGCCAGTTCTTTGTTGAGGTCTGTCCCCATGCCGACAATCACTTCCTGGATGCCTTCTGTCTTTTTTAATTCTTTGGTTACTTGCATCAGAACCACAGAATCATAATAAGCATTCTTTTTTACGTGAGATTTCAAGGTCATGCGTTGTTTCCTCCTTTACGGTTCACTAGTAAACGCTGAGTTTCGTGTATCATTCCATAAATCCAATCTTCTCCGGAGGAACAGCCAATCTCCATTACTTCTTTAATGGCATCTTCGTACTCTGGTCCTTTAGAAGAAAGAAACATCATTCTGAAAAGCCTTAGCAAATCTTCTGAACATTTACCTTGATTGGCAAATGCAAGCATATGTTCACTAACAACCGTGGTTTTTTGTGCGGCCTCATCCACTATCAAATCACCAAACTGGATGGTTTCTTTGGTTGGATGGATCTGTTTCCAGATTTTCCAAACAAGTATCCGAGCGGCTAAATAATCGTCCATTGATGGCGTTAACCCTTTTCCAAACCCGATAAGGCCTTGAAGGGATTGTTTTATCTTTTGTTCATTTTGATTTTCCAGCCCTTGATCGAAGGCGGTAAGGGATAATTGAATTTTTTCCGGCAGTTGCGTTCTCATAAACCCTTCTTTTCCAAAAACATTCAAAAATTCCTGTAAATATTCCACTTTTTTTTCCAGTATCTCCATGGATTCTCTTTGTTCTATATTTCCGGTGATGCTATGGATATGAAGATCAATAAAGCTATCGGGTAAAATACTTTCATCTATCCAGAAATTGTCTTGGTTTTCTAAGGACTCCTTGAGTTCCGGAAAACCTCTTACCCGGAAGCCATTGGGTGGCAGCCATCGGCCTTTTGAAACCACCGTTGCCCAAATTCCTTCCTGACTGATAAGGTTAATCGCACTTTCAAAAACAGAATGTACCCGAAAACCCATCCTTTTTTTTGTCATGCATTGTTGATACAAACTTTTATCCATCGCATCTATTTTCATTGCCATCAACCCTTGTCTATAATGATACCGTATCACTGGCTTCAATTCATTAGTGAGAATGAATAAAAGAAATCCTTCTCTTTTGTTAACTATTCCTAAACAGGGTGAACTTTCTGTTTTTTCACATTTTATTTAACCTTTTCCTCATCGATGATGTCATAAATCTTCAGTGCTATTTGCAGGTTTAACCGATCATCATAGTTTTCCAGATTAGTCCCTGTAATCTCTTCGATTCGCTGAACCCGATAAATAATTGTATTGTAATGGGTATACATTTCTTTGGAAATTTTCTTCAGATTTCCACCTAAACGAAAATACATTTTCAACGTTGGAACCAGTTCTGTGTTTTTTTCTTTATCATATTCTACTAAAAGTTTTAGGATGTCACGGTAAAATTCCTGAAGCTCTGGTTCCAGTTCATCATAGGTGAGTAATTTGTAAATTCCCAGGTCTGCATAATGAGCAATTCGTTTTTTATCATCCATCTCCATGCCTCTGATGGCACGTTTGGCTTCCCGATAGCTGCGCCAAAGTGCTTTAGGATCTTTGTAGTTTCGTCCAATTCCTACCTGAATATGTTTCATAGCTTCTAAATCTGAATAATGAATGATTTCATTGCAAAAGGAGAGGATTTCTTTTTTCAGAACGCTGCTATCTCCTTCTTTGGAAGATCCGTAAAGAATAATGATTTTATCGCTCTTATTTCCACAAATCATATTTTGTTTATGATGATGGATCAGTCTTTGAACCAAGCCTAAAATACGAATATTCACTTTATGCATTAAATGGGCCTGTAGTTGCTCTCCTTTTTTATGACGCCGATGTTCAGAGATAGAAATAACGATGGCTGAGTAGGATAAATTTTTGTCAAAATCAAAATAAGCGGCCCTTTCCAAGGCCCGGTTTTGTTTCATATTGTTTTTAGAAAACAGGTCATCAAAAAACTCTATTTTGTATTTGCTTTCGATTTCAAACATGGATAATTTTTTTAATATTTCTAGCGCAATAATGGAACTGGAGGATTTGATCATCCGTATTTCCAGACTGGTTAACCGCTGATCACTGTCCCAGATATAAATAGCACCAAAGTTTCGATCTTGGGTACAAATGGGAATCGTGTAACGCTTTACTTTTTCTCCGTTCAAATTATCTACTGTTTCAAAATGACGGAAATCATTTTCCATATATAATTCGTATTCATTGCCACTTTCCCGATCTTTTTTAAGTATTTCTTCCAGTGCTTCTTTCTTTTTTTCGTTACAGAAAATAATGTTTTCTTCAAACACGTATTCCCGAATGGCTAAGGTGGATTTTTCAAGACTTTCACAAATGACTTTACCAATGGCTTCCAGGCCCCCGCCTCGCAGCATGGTATTCAGCAGTTTATTCTGTACCCGGTCAATACGTTCCAGTAGTTCCGTCTGCTGACCAATGATTTTTGTCAGGCTGTTGGCAATGACTGTAGAATGAGAAAGTTCATAGGGCAGCTTAATCAGTGGAAAGCCCCGTTTATCCGCTTCTTCAAGAATATAAGGCGGAACTTCTTTAATATACCGATGGGTTTTAATCCCTAACCCGGCCACTCCTTTTTGGTGAAGCTCTATCACCAGATCATATAATTTATCAGGATCATCTTTGATCACATAAGCGGTGGTTAGTAAAAGTTCTCCTTCTTCTACCCAGTCTACGATATCCGGAACTTCCATGACATTGACTTTCTGAATGATATTCTCTAATCCTTTTTCTCCTGCCAAAACATCGGCGTTACTCATAAAGTCTGCCTCTAATAGTTCTTTGACTGTGATTCCTGTTATATTGGTCATGATCACACCTCTATTCCATTTGTTTTTTCGCTAACCTGTAACTTACATAAGGTGATATTAAATTATACCCCAAGAAAATGGTAAAAATAGGGGAGGTATAGTCCTCATAAAAAAAGAATACCAATAAATAAAAAATACATCTGCCTGTTGTAAGCAGCAAGACTCTGGTGGCCAGGTTTCCAAGAACATCTCTTTCGTCTTCTGAATATTGTTTGGCATAATAGATCTGGGCTCCTGTAAGGGGTTTGTTAAAAAAAGCATCTCCCAATCCCACGGTCAGGCTAAAAACAACAAAGGTCCAAAAATCTGGTTTGAATAATACGGCAATGGAAAGACCAAGGGCTAAAACCCCTATTTGCGTAAGGGTTTTTCTGGTGAAATGACTTCTTAGCTTCAAGTAAACCATATACAATAGGATGGAGGCAATGGCAAAAGCCGTGTTCAGATAACCCATTACCACTTCACTTCGGGTAAAGGAATATAAGAAGACGCTATTGGCCATGATAATAAACTGGCCATAAGGAGCGTGGATGGCATGGGTCAGAAGGATCCGTTTTTGATCTTTGCATCGAAACATCTTTTTAATATTAATGCGAAACATACTCTGAATATTGGTTTTTGGAAGGAAAATTCCATTGACCATTTGTGCTGTGACTAATAATAACAAGACATAAATCATAGCATTAAATCCGAACCGACTGATCACTATACCAGATAAAACTGGTGTGCCGATAGAAGAAGCTTTGGTGACCATTCCGACCATGCTCATAAACGTATCGGCTTCTTCCCTATCCAATTGGTAGGCTTGGTAGTAATTCATATTAAAAAAGAACAGGCCGTCACCTATTCCTCCAAATATTCCCATCAATGCCGCATAATCATTGACACCTTCCTGAAAAATAGCTGTAATCGTAAATAACATAATAAATGCAAGAGAAGATCCTATGTAATTTAATTTCATATTAACCAATGCAATCTTATTAGCTATATAGAAAGATAAGAAGGCAGCCGTATAGTTAAACATATTAAAAAGAGCTACTCCTTGTATGCTTTCTCCTGTCTGCCAAAGGTAAATATTAACAAAAATCATAATAAAACTTTTGAAAATGGAATAGATGGCCTGACTAAACACCATCTTTTTAATACTATCACCCACTGGTTTCACTCCTTTATCAATGATAAATTGCATCCCTTAGAAGAGTCAGAAAGATGACAAGGGATGCAACCAATTATACGCACAAGTGTTGTAAGCATTTAAAGGAAGAAGGCTTATGGGAATAGCCTTAAAGATTAGGTTTAATCGTTAACAATGGTAGTGCCCGTTTTGCCTTCAATTCCTTCTTTGGCTTTTTCTAAAGAGGTGATCAATGTTTCTCGTCCTGGTGCTGATTCCACAAATCGTAAGGCGGTTTTCATTTTTGGAAGCATTGATCCGGGAGCAAAATGTCCTTCTTCAATATACTGGTAAACCTCCTCTTTTGTCAATCTTGTCAATTCTTTTTGGTTTGGTTTTCCAAAGTGAATGGCGACTCTTTCTACGGCTGTTAAGATAATCAGTAAATCTACGTCCATCAGTTCTGCCATTTTTGCCGATATAAAATCTTTATCCACCACAGCTGGAACGCCTTCCAATACACCATTTCCTCTGTCAACCACCGGAATACCGCCACCTCCGCCAGCGATCACCACATGGTTCTGGTCTACCAAGCTTTTGATTAGATTGGCTTCCACCACATCCAAAGGTTCTGGAGACGCCACCATTCTTCGATAACCACGTCCTGAATCTTCCTTCATGACGAATCCTTTTTCTTTTTCCATTTTTTCAGCTTCTTCTTTAGAATAAAAAGAACCTACCGGCTTTGTCGGATTTTGAAATCCGGGATCTTTTTCATCCACTACTACTTGAGTGACCACCGTAGCCACTTCTTTTTTGATGCCTCGTTTTACCATTTCTTCACGAATGCTTTGCTGCAAATGGTAGCCAATATATCCCTGAGACATCGCACCACATTCTGGAAATGGCATCATTTCATTTTTCTTATCCGTTGCGGCGGCTGTTTCATAAGCCGCTACGATCTGACCTACCTGCGGACCATTTCCGTGGATGATAATGACTTCGTTTCCTTCTTCAATCAAATCCACAATGGGCTTGGCTGTCTCTTTTGCTGTTTGTAACTGGGCCTTAGCCGTAGTATCATTAGGATCTGCCTGCAAGGCATTTCCTCCTAAAGCGATAACAATTCGTTTTTTATCTCTCATTTTTCTTCAGCTGACCTTGATCTTGAATCAGCTGCACCTCCTTTTCGTATGTTTTTGTTTTATATGTCTTATTGAGTTTTTTGTTAGGAAAGAGCAAGTATCCATATCGATAATATGGATACTTGTGGTTACTTTCTATCATTGCTATCAAAGCCTTGTGATATTTACTTTTTTTGCTATGGTATATACTTTTTAAATGATTGTTTTTTCTAGCATCATGACTTTTTCTAAGGTGTTATGCTAAGCTTTATTCTACATCAGCACCTGGTAAAATAAGGTTCAACAAAACTCCAGATACAGCGGCAATAACCATAGAACTAAATTCGATATCTCCTATTTGAAAACCAACTCCACCAACACCAAGTACTAAAATAACAGAAGCAACAATAAGGTTTCTAGATTTCATAAAGTTAACTTTGTTTTCAACAACGGTTCTAACACCAACAGCGGCGATCATTCCGTATAGCAAGACTGATATTCCACCAATAACTGGTACTGGAATCGTATGAATCGCTGCTTCGATTTTAGGAATAAAAGATAAGGCAATGGCCCAAACAGCTCCCATACTGACAACAAAAGTGGCATAAACTCTTGTTAAGGCTAATACCCCTACGTTTTCTCCATAAGTTGTCAATGAAGGACCACCAAGGAATCCGGATAGCATCGTAGCTACCCCGCCACCATAAAAGGTTCTTGGAATTCCTGGATCTTTTCGAAGGTCTTTACCAATAGTACTTCCAATGGCCAATACATCTCCAAAATGCTCAATGATTGAAACAATAGCGGCTGGTGCTACCAATAATAAGGCCGTTGAATTAAATACTGGAAGGGTAAACCCTGGAACTCCTACCATGCTGGCTTCAGCAACTTGTGAACCATCTACCAAATTAAAAGCTAAGGAAGCGATGTATCCTGCTACTAAACCGATAACAATCGGTAATACTTTAATCATGCCTCGTCCCCATATGTTGACGATAACAGCAACACCTAGGGTGATTAAAGCAACTCCCCAGTGACCGCTGGCCATATCAATCCCTACCGGCGCCAAACTTAAACCAATGATCATGATAATAGGTCCTGTTACCACTGGCGGGAAAATTCTTTTTACTTTTTCAGGTCCGGCTATTTCCATCAGATATCCTACAATAACATATGTAAGACCGGCCAGAATAATACCACCCTGTGCTGCCTGAAGTCCTACCTGCTCACCTGCAATAATCAAGGGACCAATAAAGGCGAAAGAAGATCCTAAAAATCCGGGTACTTTTCCTTTTGTGAAATAGTGGAAGATAAGGGTTCCAATTCCTACTGAAAATAATGTTGCGGATACGCTGAGTCCTGTTAGTAAGGGAACTAAGATACAAGCACCAAACATGGCCAAGGTGTGCTGAAATCCTAGCAGAACTTGTTGCCCCTTGTTAAAATTTCCGGATAAATCCTCTGCTGATGCAAATTCCGGATCTGCTCCCATTACTTGATTTTTTTCAGAATCATTACTCATGTACTCTCCTCCTCGTTTTGTTTTTTAATGACAACGTTCTCCTTTCTTATCAATAAGCATCCCCGAAAACTCCTTTTATAATTGTATCATGTCTTTTATGATTCCTTAGAAACTATTTTCTCTATATTTAAAAAATAATTTCTAACCGATTTTACTGGTTGGCTCTCGGGGGTACTATGATGACTTTCATTACTTAATCTATATTTAATTAATTGATCTTTTCAATTTTCTAATAACTTTAAGAAGATTCCATTTACTTTGTTTATATTATATCAAATCAGCCCTTGTTATTTATTCACAACATTTTATTGAAATTTATAGACTTTTTGGAACTCTTTAACAATGCTCCCTATAAAACTTTGTATTTTACAGGTTTATGGCTTATAAAAAGTAGGGAAAATAATGCTTTTTTTTGTTTTTTTATTTAACAGCAAGTGATTTTCGCTAAAAATGCTTTTGCAATTGGATTTATTTTAGGATACACTTCCAGTAATGAGTACTTTTGCACCAGCGCCTAAAAATCCCGTTTACAGAAAGGTGGGAAAAAGAAAATTAGGTTTGATTCGACATCAATGAACGGTTATGTTAAATGAAAAAAGGAGTGAATAGCAATGAAAAACAGAAGCATTTTTCTGGCTGGTACCGGCCTCATAATGGTAGCGGTAAACCTGATCATTTTTCATCTCATTGGAGCCCATCTATCCATTGGCCTTCAAATATTGGCAGGGATTCTTGCTAATACAATGATCCTTTACGCCTACCGTCGATGGGAAGATCAATTGCGAGCTAAAGATCTGTCATCCATCACAGAAGTGTTAAAGGATTATAGTAATGGTAACTTTTTATCAGATACAAAAAACATCCCCAGTGAATCCATTTTTGCAAAGGATCTAATAGAAACCCTCCCAAAATTGGAAGAAACGATGAAAGGTCTTTTATATCAAGTATTGCTTTCTGAAGTGCAACTGAAAAATTTCGCCGGCCAGTTACGACAAGTTGCATCTCTGAATTTAGAAGCGATGGAAGGAATTTTTTCAAATATTGAAACCATCAACCAAGACCTTCATAAAAGTGCTACCGAAGCCGAAGAAAATGCTTCTATTTCTCAGGAATTACTAGGTACAAATATTGAATCCCTTGAAAATACCAGAACTTTTAAGGAATTAACAGATGAATCCAAGGAAAAAATTCTACATAATACCAAAGGCATTGACTTAACCCTTAATGAAGCAAAGGCTATCGAATCCTTAATGAGTGAAACAGCGGAGGAAGTAAACAATTTAGAACATCTATTAATGATGATCAGTGAGATGAGCAATGAAATTAAAGCTATTTCAGAACAAACAAATTTACTTTCTCTCAATGCGTCTATTGAAGCTGCCCGTAGCGGAAGTGCCGGCCATGGTTTTGCTGTAGTAGCCCAGGAAGTAAAAAAATTAGCAGAAGAAAGTGATGAAACGTCTCAACGTATTGGAGATCATTTAGATCAGATTAAAAAAAGTTTCAAAAACTTGCAGCAAGGAGCTTTTACTTGCGCAAAACAATCGGTTTCCATTAAAAATCAAAGTGAAAATGCAGGAAAAGAATTAACTACCATTCAATCTTCTATGGAAGAAATCACTACCCAAATTCACCGAATCTCCTCCAGTATGGAAGAACAAAATGTAGCGATTGAAAGTTTAGCCACTAATATTAATAATAATGCCTTATTTACCAATAATTTAGAAAAAATGATGAGCGAAATGAGAGGTAAAATTGAATGTCAGGTGACTAATGAAAAAGAAAACATTCATCATGCCCAGGATATTATGGATGTTTCTGCCCGTTTTTCTGCTTTTACTAAAAAACTGGAACAACAAGTAGATAGTGAGCTTCTGAAAGTGGCTCACAAAGTAGCTGAACTGGAAGCCAATGGAGTTGTTGATAATGCTTATCTGGAAAAGCTTGCCAAAGAAGCGAATATTTCCGAGTTTTATATTTTGAACGAAAAAGGAGTCACGGAATATTGCAATAATCCGATGGGAATAGGCTTTACGATAGAAAATGATCCAGAATCCCAAGCTTATGAATTTTATCAAATTCTTGAAGATAAGAATAAAGAAGTGGTTCAAAGTATTCAAAAAAGAGATATTGACGGTGAATATTACAAGTTCACCGGAGTTTCCAAACAGAACAAGAGAGGAATTATTCAGGTAGGTGTTAATATTAAAGACCTTCTTAACTTCAAAGGTTTATCCTAAAAGAAAATATCCACTAGAAACTAAAAATCCTGTTTATAGCATTTC is part of the Tindallia magadiensis genome and harbors:
- the fdrA gene encoding acyl-CoA synthetase FdrA yields the protein MTLKSHVKKNAYYDSVVLMQVTKELKKTEGIQEVIVGMGTDLNKELAENLGLLTEEIKNATANDFFVTLEGEEKIDMEEILLKIKELLNQKKTSGGEDYRPATLRSAMKVMPEANLAIFSIPGEYAFDEVKKALEQDLHVMLFSDNVSIEEEKELKELAQEKGLLMMGPDCGTAIINHTPLAFANVVKPGNIGIVGASGTGTQEVSVIIDKLGAGVSQVIGTGGRDLKEEIGGTMMLMGIDALEKDEKTEVIVLISKPPSEKVAHKILERVKACSKPVIVDFIDGDRKMIESYGAYACISLEDTAQKAVALSKGEKPKDFDGFSIDEKLIDKMVENELSKYSQKQRYVRGLYTGGTLAEEAQTILTESIGEIFSNKPKKPERKLANVFKSEKHTVVDLGEDEFTIGKPHPMIDPSGRADRIVEEGRDEEVAVLLMDMVLGYGAHEDPAGEMIESIQQAKSQMESVNGHLTVVASICGTEGDPQDMEESRKKLEDAGVILLPSNAQAVKFVEKILKRIQ
- a CDS encoding carbon-nitrogen hydrolase family protein, which produces MKEHIAACVQIAIKPNNIKENTDKVCHWMEKAAKEHEAELLLFPESITTGFTPNMPKEAFYELLPESVESHTTEVRKLCKELKVHLVYPIYERGSEKGEILNSSLLIDDQGQILGNYRKTHPFPTERQWTTAGTETAVIETKLGKIGMIICYDGDFPELSRVLTLKGAEIITRPSALLRSFDIWELTNKGRAYDNHVYLLGANAVGPDAGDNYYFGHSMIVSPIAQILGQARGTEEIVSAKLDPNPIKNVSYGTRSPMIFDHVEDRNVDAYKEILTEGTCAFEPAKRIPYQKK
- a CDS encoding YlbE family protein, with the translated sequence MLKQKIQEANQEAIEKLLKAQPTLVGIGVAGKDIPGMDKKTILHAGPPIQWEKMSGPLKGAVIGGLIYEGLAANEKEAIQLVEAGEITFDSCHHHQAVGPMAGVVTASMPVWIIENTTFQNKAYCTLNEGLGKVLRYGAYGEDVIKRLKWMEEVMAPVLKEALEKSGPIDLKTMVAQVVQMGDEGHNRNKAGTSLIIRELAPHIIETSFDNQQKAEVMRFINGNDHFFLNLTMPAFKSTMDPLENIPYSTLVYTMARNGTEFGIRVSGLGNQWFTAPAEIIDGLFFPGYSKEDANPDIGDSVITETAGVGGFAMAAAIPIVQFVGGTPQDAINFTKSMYEITEEENDTYKVPVLDFKGTPTGIDIRKVVETGILPIINTGIAHKDPGVGQVGAGLVRPPMKCFEDALEAFGERVGIL
- a CDS encoding DUF2877 domain-containing protein, translating into MKIDAMDKSLYQQCMTKKRMGFRVHSVFESAINLISQEGIWATVVSKGRWLPPNGFRVRGFPELKESLENQDNFWIDESILPDSFIDLHIHSITGNIEQRESMEILEKKVEYLQEFLNVFGKEGFMRTQLPEKIQLSLTAFDQGLENQNEQKIKQSLQGLIGFGKGLTPSMDDYLAARILVWKIWKQIHPTKETIQFGDLIVDEAAQKTTVVSEHMLAFANQGKCSEDLLRLFRMMFLSSKGPEYEDAIKEVMEIGCSSGEDWIYGMIHETQRLLVNRKGGNNA
- a CDS encoding cyclase family protein, encoding MNILDLWKNVKTYDLTQNLSTQTPPWPTYEPLQLKFFKRLSPNGANGQLITTSNHVGTHLDGPLHFDTAGADIASLPMDKLMGPAAIVDLSDIAEDYGIYTPKDIMERVEVKKGDILIINTGYHKYGWDQPEADERRYMLRHPGPSMDFVDWVKEMEIKWIGVDCGSADHPFNTKIRDWEPGEAKMADEYLKGKYGKGLNEIYEWPKTYQAMHVQVFPKPHEIIHAENVGGEIDKVLNRRMIVGCFPWKFVGGESSISRIVAFDTE
- a CDS encoding fdrA domain protein, producing the protein MSKVNQLFDSELNIVNVGLESFSKELKSQKKKVVHVDWRPVAGGNKKLAALLEQLS